In Salvelinus alpinus chromosome 36, SLU_Salpinus.1, whole genome shotgun sequence, the genomic stretch GGAGAATTACCCTTTCAGTGACTGGTTTTAGTTGAGTGGTTGCCTGTGCAACCACAGGAGAAAAGAAACAGTATTTTGTACACTAGATTATTTAGTAAGTAGCAGCAACAAGAGACATAAATTAGGCAGTGAATCACACTTTGTATCTTTGGACAAATTTGGCATTTAGCAAATTATTAGAATGGCTATTAACTCACATTTGAATACTGAAGGTAAACAAAACCAAGTTCAACTAtgcaaaataaacaaacaaattaaGCTAATTTCAAATAATATGAGCAACTTGATATTAAGTGAATTGTTTTGTCATCAATTTGTCATACATTCTTCCAACAAGCTCTGAAAAAGGTTTTCCCCACTCATTTGTTCAGAGCGCTGTCTTGTGTCTACCGTCACAATTCAGTAGTGGATTGCTGAGTTAACAAAAACTATCAACATCAATCAATGTACATTTTTGTGTTCAAAATATGTACACTTAAGAAACATAACAATGAACTGTTCACAACCTCACATCCTGACTGAGATCCACACAGTGGAATGAGAAACAAAACTATCACATTTCCTAAGACATTGACATTGAGCTGCAGTCCGTTTATCATCCTTCAATGGCGTGATGAAAGATGATGATCAGCAGGAAATGTGAATGAGGTGATCCTCTTGGTTAATATTAGGTGATGACCACGGTTTCTTAATGACTCAGTTAAGTGTGATTCTCAGTGCCGTTGTGGGTGAGCTTGGTTTTGTGCTCGACATGAGGGCCCCTGGTGGAGTACTGTACCATCAGGAAGGGCTCCTTGGTCTCGCCCTCTCCTACAATACTCTCCTCATCTTCAGACTGGCCAATCCGCTGCAGGTGCAGGTAGCACCAACATCCGCAGATGAGAACACCGAGGGCAGCAACAGCAATGAGGATCACTACGATTGTCACCACCCCAGTAGTGGGGCTGTGGTCTGTGATGTACATGTTGCAACAGGAAGGTGACTCAGAGCATTATCACAGAACAGGGGACTTGACAAGGACTGCGTGGTATGATCCCTTGCTGATTTTGGCGTCTTACGGTTCTGCTTGGGAGACCTGGGGGTCACAAAAAGCAAATAATGTTGAGTATTTAactaacaaaaaataacaaaataaaccCTGTTGTTAGTGCTTGTATCTGCACATCTGAATCTGTTTACAATACATTTTCGGCAGACATCTGCTGACTCAACCATAGACCTATGTAATAGGACTCAACACAGAATCTAACCTCCAAATCCACCAAAGAAGCAAAAGGCTTGAAATAATGTATTGATACAAAATTAAGTTGATAGCCTACCACCCTGTGGTAGGTAATCATATATTATCTATACGCTATATTCTGCATAATAGCGTATGCAATAATGAACTATGAACGGAACGCCTTTATGCCATCAATGCTAACGCATATGTTTTAACTGTGCACGCCGAATCATTGCACATTAATACGCATTTATGTATGTACATGCATGATACATCGGGTCCTAACGAGAATCAGGACGCACTAGATGAGATTCCTTACCATTCCATTGAAACAGACGACGCGATCGTGTGTCTTCATCAATGTGCTATGCAGCAACAGCCCTGCCTGTATCAATATATAAGATCCAGTGCATTAAATACACTAGTAGCCACCCACTCAAAACCCGAACTTCAAGGCCCCTGTTTCAGTGCAGGAAATGAGACCATGTGGTGCACAATATATCGAAACAAATGTTATTTGTGCTGTCAATCTCTattttaaagcaacagtagtagctAGATTATCTTCACTGACaatatgtaaatgtaaatatatatatcacttaTGTTTGTCTATGGACATAATTTTCAAAGGTTAAATAGTTATAGGAGCTCATAGATTTGCTAATGTGTTACCTTGTCGGTCTCATATCAGTCATAGTTCAATGTTATGTGGTGGTGTCATGCAAGTACTGGTAGACACGCCAAAATATCACGTGATACATACAGGCTGCTTGTTCCTGGAAATTGGCTCAAGCTACTGTAAAGTAGCATTTTGTTTGGACGCCAAAGAAGCAGGTTAATCAGCCAACTTTACTGTCGCTAGGTAAGGAAAAGCTAGTTAGTTTAAGTGTTTGTCTTTTAAAAAGTATGTAACTACAGTACACTGACGCCTTGAGCTCCCGTAAATATGAGTATTAGCTAGCAAGCCCTTATGTTTTTGACAGCCATCGACGACGCCTCTGTCTCGTCTTGACTAATGGTAATTTAGTTAGATAACCGAGttgtagctaactaacgttactgtTATTTGCGTAGCTAGCAAGACAGTTGAATAATTGCAGTAACATGGGCCCGTGGGCCTAACGTTATAGTATTTCACAGGTGCCACTGGCCACAGATGTTTTGACTAGCTTTCGAAGTTCGGTCTTGTCCTGACAAGTTTGTTTAGTATTatagctaaattagctagctaaattagttTCCTACCGTACTAGCTAGATTAGCTAGCTATAATCTAGACTAGCCAGACTGGAGTCTTGAGTTAACGTTACATGACTAACGTTAACTGTTCCCTTAATCAAACTAACGTTACCTGACTAGCATAGTAGTTAATGTCATTAACCCTCCTATTATGTTGCGGTTCAATTTGACTCATTTCCACTTTTGAGTTCTCTAAAGTACTAACTTAGTTAACCTCTTTT encodes the following:
- the LOC139565280 gene encoding stannin-like; the encoded protein is MYITDHSPTTGVVTIVVILIAVAALGVLICGCWCYLHLQRIGQSEDEESIVGEGETKEPFLMVQYSTRGPHVEHKTKLTHNGTENHT